From Micromonospora echinospora, one genomic window encodes:
- a CDS encoding ABC transporter substrate-binding protein has translation MGQSAGPGHGWSRRRFLGLGAAVGSAVLLSACGESADDDAPPATGSGGTFPATVTDKFGMVTIPAQPKTIASVGRTDHDVLVALGLVPASVYQFVPTMKRGVGVWAESKLGSANPEILTFPVSLEKIAALRPDLILNVQSNGDEAEYRKMTEIAPTVGLPPNTGPNAVTWQESVRVISTAVGRAADGDKLVADTEAILTKAKNDNPTFAGKTITILLGTAGKLGIFTTADTRTRVATALGLTPSAYVAGLGESTFFTDLSNELVNDGDADVVLLLTREGLNRADALAQYPALAASKAATADRLAVVEDFDVSLALAAGSVLSIPYAVEGLVPLLKTVLR, from the coding sequence ATGGGGCAGTCAGCAGGACCCGGGCACGGGTGGAGCCGCCGTCGGTTCCTCGGCCTCGGTGCCGCCGTCGGCTCGGCGGTGCTGCTCTCCGCCTGCGGCGAGTCGGCCGATGACGATGCGCCGCCGGCCACCGGTTCGGGCGGCACCTTCCCGGCGACCGTCACCGACAAGTTCGGCATGGTCACCATCCCGGCCCAGCCGAAGACGATCGCCTCGGTCGGCCGTACCGACCACGACGTCCTGGTCGCCCTCGGCCTCGTGCCGGCCTCGGTCTACCAGTTCGTGCCGACCATGAAGCGCGGCGTCGGCGTCTGGGCGGAATCCAAGCTCGGGTCGGCCAACCCCGAGATCCTCACCTTCCCGGTCAGCCTCGAGAAGATCGCGGCACTGCGCCCCGACCTGATCCTCAACGTGCAGTCCAACGGCGACGAGGCCGAGTACCGGAAGATGACCGAGATCGCCCCCACGGTGGGCCTGCCGCCGAACACCGGGCCGAACGCGGTGACCTGGCAGGAGTCGGTACGGGTCATCTCCACCGCGGTGGGACGCGCGGCCGACGGTGACAAGCTCGTCGCCGACACGGAGGCCATCCTCACCAAGGCGAAGAACGACAACCCCACGTTCGCGGGCAAGACGATCACCATCCTGCTCGGCACCGCGGGCAAGCTCGGCATCTTCACGACCGCGGACACCCGCACCAGGGTGGCGACCGCGCTGGGTCTCACCCCGTCGGCCTACGTCGCCGGCCTCGGCGAGTCGACGTTCTTCACCGACCTGTCCAACGAGCTGGTCAACGACGGCGACGCCGACGTGGTGCTCCTGCTCACCCGGGAGGGCTTGAACCGGGCCGACGCGCTCGCCCAGTACCCGGCGCTGGCGGCGTCGAAGGCGGCCACCGCCGACCGCCTCGCCGTGGTCGAGGACTTCGACGTCTCCCTCGCGCTCGCCGCCGGGTCGGTGCTGAGCATCCCGTACGCGGTCGAGGGGCTGGTCCCGCTGTTGAAGACCGTGCTCCGCTAG
- a CDS encoding non-ribosomal peptide synthetase, whose protein sequence is MTGSAIEDVLPLSPLQQGLLFHATLDEDDPDTPDVYLAQLVVDLAGELDPDRLRAAVNALAARHAVLRTAVSRDLAEPVHVVLRHVRVPWTLVDVTARADAEEHARHLVDVDRRTRFDLETPPLVRGLLIRFGPWRHRLVLTNHHIVSDGWSTPLLMRDLFALYAAAHPGGPRDAAALAAALPPVRPYRDYLAWLRGRDQAASLAAWRAALDGVEEPTLLAPAARGGPATLPDEVTDVVPADLAAGLTNLTRRLGATVNTALQVGWGLLVGRLTGRDDVVFGATVSGRPADLPGVESMVGLFINTIPVRVRIRPAEPVTALLTRVQAEQAALLDHQHVGLADLQRALGGTGELFDSLMVFESFPFDVDAIDAALHGAGLRSTAVSRPISTHYPLTLLATPTGDGIALTLKYRPDAYDAAAARTLLDRLVRVLTALVTRRDAPVAAVEALAPAEVAALVAAGTATGPRSGRVHASRRVLDAEPALRPEPDAAGAATLPELFAAQAARTPHAVAVVDGDRRLSYAELHRRADRLARRLGRAGIGPEDRVALLVPRSAELVVAVLGVLAAGAAYVPIDPDHPAERIRFTLADAAPAALVTAAVDLPELPDVPRLVLTGGEDDPGTEPTGAWPVSPTRPEHPAYVIYTSGSTGTPKGVVVSHRNVVALFAATRPLFGFTADDVWTLFHSYTFDFSVWELWGPLLHGGRLVVVPRETTRSPGRLLALLAEHRVTVLNQTPSVFDELARADAETPGTPLALRTVIFGGEALEPTRLRDWYARHPEDTPRLVNMYGITETTVHVSHLALDAGVARAPASVIGRGLPGLDVHLLDPALRPVPDGTVGEVYVGGPQLTRGYLGRPALTATRFVAHPFGAPGQRFYRTGDLALRRPDGGLEYAGRADDQVKIRGFRIEPGEISAVLAGHPDVTRCAVVARDDRPGGRYLVGYVTGNAPDPARLREYLRARLPEHLVPAAVVVLDALPVTGNGKLDRRALPAPDFGGSGTSQPPTTPTERTVATFFAEVLGTGGTHDGGRNADDSARGDIGADDSFFALGGHSLLATRLVALIRAKLGREVAVRTVFAHPTVAGLAAALDGTAGAVRPSPRAGRRPARLPLSFAQQRLWFLYRFDGPTATYNIPFALRIHGDLNVTALRAALGDVVERHEILRTVVAVDAEGPHQRIGAPQERRPALVAEPLPAERLDAELARAAAYAFDLERDVPIRCRLWRLDGTAGYVLSIVLHHIAGDGWSTEILLADLAAAYRARRAGGPPHWSPLPVQYADYALWQRDLLGDDDDPDSLAATQIRYWRKALDGVPDELTLPTDRPRPRQATYRGGVVRARLDGAAASRLRGLGHELGASEFMLAQAAVAVTLANLGAGTDIPLGALVAGRGDEAVAGLVGFFVNTLVVRHDLSGNPSLRETVTRARDTVLAGLDHADVPFERLVEALNPLRSPARHPLFQAIVTHQDAPAGTELAGLDTELLVGDLGVAKFDLSFRFGGMSGEPGLDVEVGYRTDLFDAGTVESMLGTLRRVLDTLVAAPDTRLADLDLLTVEQRRLLDSFNDTAVAVPDDTLPELFAVQVARTPGAVAVAGAGARLTYAELDARAEALGRVLAARGIGPEQIVGVHLDRSAELIVALLAILRRGAAFVPVEPAWPAARIARICADSGTRLVLTTAPGRAALPPMPDVDVLPVDSARPVDPVGPGGAGVPAGAVAGAGGPPSLTGDNLAYVIHTSGTTGTPKGAMILHRPICARLRWQAGMLGFGPGDAALFKAPLGFDISINEIFLPLVTGARVVIAEPGAERDAARLLELIREHRVTFTYLVSSVLDVLLGLPGIKAVSGTLKHVWCGGEALTPELFARFRQTLGATMYHGYGPAEATIGVSHLLYQPGTERASVSIGRPNPNTRIHVLDELLRRVPVGVQGELYVGGLPLGRGYVDAPGQTAARFVADPFGPPGARLYRTGDLGYWNPDGTLEFCGRADHQVKIRGMRVEPQEVEAVLAEHPAVRQAVVLTTRSRTGVPALVGYGATGEAGITGEELRDWLRGRLPDHMVPAAVVCLPRFPLLPSGKIDRPALPAVELRGSAPYREPTSRTEEVVGALFAEILGRDRVGVDDSFFELGGYSLLATRLVTRIRAEFGVELALRTVFDVPTVAGLADVIDTGDVAALPAGSGALGAFAPLLPIRRTGSEPTLFCVHPRLGLAWMYTGLLPHLDRDRPVYGLQATTIPPDQREAPDIRQLAHRYAERIVAHQPQGPYLLLGWSLGGRIAQLVGCLLESWGHRVPLLVLLDAHAEVGRPAAGPDPEPDRSTLYHRWLERAGYDVRGLDPATVTPATVRRHAAEHGGVFGGLDEADIHEIVDSLLAVTRLDRRAEPQVFGGDVLFFSADAGTGGAVEQWRPYLTGRVHEHPVDFAHDDLMAPRSLAQIGPVVAEYLGRL, encoded by the coding sequence ATGACCGGATCGGCCATCGAGGACGTCCTGCCGCTGTCACCGTTGCAGCAGGGACTGCTGTTCCACGCCACCCTGGACGAGGACGACCCGGACACCCCGGACGTCTACCTCGCCCAACTCGTCGTCGACCTGGCCGGGGAACTCGACCCGGACCGACTGCGGGCGGCCGTCAACGCCCTCGCCGCCCGGCACGCCGTGCTGCGCACCGCCGTCTCCCGCGACCTCGCCGAACCGGTCCACGTCGTGCTGCGCCACGTACGGGTGCCGTGGACGCTGGTCGACGTGACCGCCCGCGCCGACGCCGAGGAACACGCCCGGCACCTCGTCGACGTGGACCGCCGGACCCGCTTCGACCTGGAGACGCCGCCGCTCGTCCGGGGCCTGCTGATCCGGTTCGGTCCATGGCGGCACCGGCTCGTGCTCACCAACCACCACATCGTCAGCGACGGCTGGTCCACCCCCCTGCTCATGCGCGACCTGTTCGCCCTGTACGCCGCCGCGCACCCCGGCGGTCCGCGCGACGCCGCCGCGCTGGCCGCCGCGCTGCCGCCGGTACGCCCGTACCGTGACTACCTCGCCTGGCTGCGCGGACGGGACCAGGCGGCGTCGCTCGCCGCGTGGCGGGCCGCGCTCGACGGCGTCGAGGAGCCGACGCTGCTTGCGCCGGCGGCCCGGGGCGGCCCCGCCACCCTTCCCGACGAGGTCACCGACGTGGTCCCGGCCGATCTCGCGGCCGGCCTGACCAACCTGACCCGGCGGCTGGGGGCCACCGTCAACACCGCGCTGCAGGTCGGCTGGGGACTGCTCGTCGGCCGCCTCACCGGCCGTGACGACGTGGTCTTCGGCGCCACCGTGTCCGGACGTCCGGCCGACCTGCCCGGCGTCGAGTCGATGGTCGGGCTGTTCATCAACACCATCCCGGTCCGCGTCCGGATCCGTCCCGCCGAGCCGGTGACCGCCCTGCTGACCCGCGTGCAGGCGGAGCAGGCCGCGTTGCTGGACCACCAGCACGTCGGCCTCGCCGACCTCCAGCGCGCGCTGGGCGGGACGGGGGAACTCTTCGACTCGCTGATGGTGTTCGAGTCGTTCCCGTTCGACGTGGACGCGATCGACGCGGCACTACACGGCGCCGGGCTGCGCAGCACCGCCGTGTCCAGGCCGATCTCCACGCACTACCCGCTGACGCTGCTGGCCACCCCGACCGGAGATGGGATCGCGCTCACCCTCAAGTACCGGCCCGACGCCTACGACGCCGCCGCCGCGCGTACCCTCCTCGACCGGCTGGTCCGGGTGCTCACCGCGCTGGTGACCCGCCGGGACGCCCCGGTGGCGGCGGTCGAGGCGCTCGCCCCGGCGGAGGTCGCCGCCCTCGTCGCCGCCGGTACGGCCACCGGGCCCCGCTCCGGCCGGGTCCATGCCAGCCGCCGGGTCCTCGACGCCGAGCCGGCGCTCCGGCCGGAGCCGGACGCGGCCGGCGCGGCGACCCTGCCAGAGTTGTTCGCCGCCCAGGCGGCCCGGACCCCGCACGCCGTCGCGGTGGTCGACGGTGACCGGCGACTCAGCTACGCCGAGCTGCACCGACGCGCCGACCGCCTGGCCCGTCGGCTCGGTCGCGCCGGCATCGGCCCCGAGGACCGCGTCGCGTTGCTCGTGCCCCGCTCGGCGGAACTGGTCGTCGCGGTGCTGGGGGTGCTCGCGGCCGGCGCGGCGTACGTGCCGATCGACCCAGACCACCCCGCCGAGCGGATCCGGTTCACCCTCGCCGACGCCGCCCCGGCGGCCCTGGTCACCGCCGCCGTCGACCTGCCGGAACTGCCGGACGTCCCACGGCTGGTGCTGACCGGCGGCGAGGACGACCCCGGGACCGAGCCGACCGGTGCGTGGCCGGTCTCGCCGACCCGACCGGAGCACCCCGCCTACGTCATCTACACCTCGGGGTCCACCGGCACCCCGAAGGGAGTCGTGGTCAGCCACCGCAACGTCGTCGCCCTGTTCGCCGCCACCCGGCCGCTGTTCGGGTTCACCGCCGACGACGTGTGGACCCTGTTCCACTCGTACACCTTCGACTTCTCCGTCTGGGAACTGTGGGGACCGCTGCTGCACGGTGGCCGCCTGGTGGTCGTCCCCCGGGAGACGACCCGTTCGCCGGGGCGCCTGCTGGCGCTGCTGGCGGAACACCGGGTCACCGTCCTGAACCAGACCCCGTCGGTCTTCGACGAGCTGGCCCGGGCGGACGCCGAGACCCCCGGCACCCCGTTGGCGCTCCGTACGGTGATCTTCGGCGGCGAGGCGCTGGAGCCCACCCGGCTGCGCGACTGGTACGCCCGGCACCCGGAGGACACGCCCCGCCTGGTCAACATGTACGGCATCACCGAGACCACGGTGCACGTCAGCCACCTCGCCCTGGACGCGGGGGTGGCCCGCGCACCGGCGAGCGTCATCGGGCGGGGCCTGCCCGGTCTGGACGTGCACCTGCTCGACCCGGCCCTGCGCCCCGTCCCGGACGGGACCGTGGGCGAGGTCTACGTCGGTGGGCCCCAGCTCACCCGCGGCTACCTGGGGCGGCCCGCGTTGACGGCGACCCGGTTCGTGGCCCATCCGTTCGGTGCGCCGGGGCAGCGGTTCTACCGCACCGGCGACCTGGCTCTGCGGCGTCCGGACGGCGGACTGGAGTACGCCGGCCGGGCCGACGACCAGGTGAAGATCCGGGGTTTCCGGATCGAACCCGGCGAGATCTCCGCCGTCCTGGCCGGCCACCCCGACGTGACCCGGTGCGCCGTCGTCGCCCGCGACGACCGGCCCGGCGGCAGGTATCTGGTCGGATACGTCACCGGGAACGCGCCGGATCCGGCCCGGCTGCGGGAGTACCTGCGGGCCCGGCTGCCGGAGCACCTGGTGCCGGCCGCCGTCGTGGTACTCGACGCGCTGCCGGTCACCGGCAACGGCAAGCTCGACCGGCGGGCGCTGCCCGCCCCGGACTTCGGCGGCTCCGGTACGTCCCAGCCCCCGACCACGCCCACGGAGCGAACCGTCGCCACCTTCTTCGCCGAGGTGCTCGGTACCGGCGGAACCCACGACGGCGGGCGGAACGCGGACGACAGCGCCAGGGGCGACATCGGCGCGGACGACTCGTTCTTCGCCCTCGGCGGGCACTCCCTGCTCGCCACCCGGCTGGTCGCGCTGATCCGCGCGAAACTGGGCCGGGAGGTCGCGGTCCGTACCGTGTTCGCGCATCCCACCGTGGCGGGCCTGGCAGCGGCGCTGGACGGCACCGCCGGTGCCGTCCGGCCGTCCCCCCGGGCCGGTCGTCGTCCGGCCCGGCTGCCGCTGTCCTTCGCCCAGCAGCGGCTGTGGTTCCTGTACCGCTTCGACGGCCCCACCGCGACGTACAACATCCCGTTCGCGCTGCGGATCCACGGCGACCTGAACGTGACCGCGCTGCGGGCCGCGCTCGGCGACGTGGTCGAGCGGCACGAGATCCTGCGGACCGTCGTCGCCGTCGACGCCGAGGGCCCGCACCAGCGGATCGGTGCCCCGCAGGAGCGCCGACCGGCGCTCGTCGCGGAGCCGCTGCCGGCCGAACGGCTCGACGCGGAGCTGGCCCGCGCCGCCGCGTACGCCTTTGACCTCGAGCGCGACGTCCCGATCAGGTGCCGGCTGTGGCGGCTCGACGGCACCGCCGGGTACGTGCTGTCCATCGTGCTGCACCACATCGCCGGTGACGGGTGGTCCACGGAGATCCTGCTCGCCGACCTGGCGGCGGCGTACCGGGCCCGCCGCGCCGGCGGGCCGCCGCACTGGTCCCCGCTGCCGGTGCAGTACGCGGACTACGCGCTGTGGCAACGCGACCTGCTCGGCGACGACGACGATCCGGACAGCCTCGCCGCGACGCAGATCCGGTACTGGCGGAAGGCTCTCGACGGCGTACCCGACGAGCTGACCCTGCCGACCGACCGGCCCCGGCCACGGCAGGCGACCTACCGTGGCGGGGTCGTCCGCGCCAGGCTGGACGGGGCCGCCGCGAGCCGGTTGCGCGGGCTCGGCCACGAGCTGGGGGCCAGCGAGTTCATGCTCGCCCAGGCCGCCGTCGCGGTGACCCTGGCGAACCTGGGTGCCGGCACCGACATCCCCCTCGGCGCGCTGGTCGCCGGGCGCGGCGACGAGGCGGTCGCCGGTCTGGTCGGCTTCTTCGTCAACACCCTCGTCGTGCGGCACGACCTGTCCGGCAACCCGTCGCTGCGCGAGACGGTCACCCGGGCCCGGGACACCGTCCTCGCCGGGCTCGACCACGCCGACGTGCCGTTCGAGCGGCTCGTGGAGGCCCTGAACCCACTCCGCTCGCCGGCCCGCCACCCGCTGTTCCAGGCGATCGTCACCCATCAGGACGCCCCGGCCGGGACCGAGCTGGCGGGACTGGACACCGAACTGCTCGTCGGTGACCTCGGGGTCGCCAAGTTCGACCTGTCGTTCCGGTTCGGCGGCATGTCCGGCGAGCCCGGCCTCGACGTCGAGGTCGGGTACCGCACCGACCTGTTCGACGCGGGCACGGTGGAGTCGATGCTGGGCACCCTGCGGCGGGTACTCGACACCCTCGTCGCCGCGCCGGACACCCGGCTGGCCGATCTGGACCTGCTCACCGTCGAGCAGCGCCGGTTGTTGGACTCGTTCAACGACACGGCCGTGGCCGTACCGGACGACACCCTGCCGGAGCTGTTCGCCGTCCAGGTCGCCCGTACCCCGGGCGCGGTCGCCGTGGCAGGGGCCGGAGCCCGGCTCACGTACGCCGAACTGGACGCCCGAGCGGAGGCGCTGGGCCGGGTGCTCGCCGCCCGGGGGATCGGACCGGAGCAGATCGTCGGGGTGCACCTGGACCGCAGCGCTGAGCTGATCGTCGCGCTCCTGGCGATCCTGCGCCGGGGAGCGGCCTTCGTCCCGGTCGAGCCGGCCTGGCCGGCGGCGCGCATCGCGCGGATCTGCGCCGACTCGGGCACCCGGCTGGTGCTCACGACGGCCCCGGGACGGGCGGCGCTGCCCCCGATGCCGGACGTCGACGTCCTCCCCGTCGACTCCGCTCGTCCCGTCGACCCGGTCGGGCCGGGGGGTGCTGGTGTACCGGCCGGGGCGGTCGCCGGAGCGGGCGGTCCGCCGTCGCTGACCGGCGACAACCTGGCGTACGTCATCCACACCTCGGGCACCACCGGCACCCCGAAGGGAGCCATGATCCTGCACCGTCCGATCTGTGCCCGGCTGCGCTGGCAGGCCGGCATGCTCGGCTTCGGCCCCGGTGACGCGGCCCTGTTCAAGGCGCCGCTCGGATTCGACATCTCGATCAACGAGATCTTCCTGCCGCTGGTCACCGGGGCCCGGGTCGTCATCGCCGAGCCCGGAGCCGAACGGGACGCCGCGCGGCTGTTGGAGCTGATCCGCGAGCACCGGGTCACCTTCACGTACCTCGTCTCGTCCGTGCTCGACGTGCTGCTCGGCCTGCCCGGCATCAAGGCGGTGTCGGGAACCCTGAAACACGTGTGGTGCGGGGGAGAGGCGCTCACCCCCGAACTGTTCGCCCGGTTCCGGCAGACCCTCGGCGCGACGATGTACCACGGCTACGGCCCCGCCGAGGCGACCATCGGCGTGAGCCACCTGCTGTACCAGCCGGGCACCGAGCGGGCCTCGGTGAGCATCGGACGTCCGAACCCCAACACCCGGATCCACGTCCTGGACGAGCTGCTGCGGCGGGTGCCGGTCGGGGTGCAGGGCGAGCTGTACGTCGGCGGGTTGCCGCTCGGCCGGGGCTACGTCGACGCGCCGGGGCAGACCGCCGCGCGCTTCGTGGCCGACCCGTTCGGACCACCGGGGGCGCGGCTCTACCGCACCGGAGACCTCGGCTACTGGAACCCGGACGGGACGCTGGAGTTCTGTGGGCGGGCCGACCACCAGGTGAAGATCCGTGGGATGCGGGTCGAACCACAGGAGGTCGAGGCCGTGCTGGCCGAGCACCCGGCCGTCCGGCAGGCGGTCGTGCTGACCACCCGCTCCCGTACCGGGGTGCCGGCGCTCGTCGGGTACGGCGCCACGGGGGAGGCCGGCATCACCGGCGAGGAGCTGCGGGACTGGCTGCGTGGACGGCTGCCCGACCACATGGTGCCGGCGGCGGTCGTCTGTCTGCCCCGGTTTCCGCTCCTGCCCTCCGGCAAGATCGACCGGCCCGCGCTGCCCGCCGTCGAGCTGCGCGGCTCCGCGCCGTACCGGGAGCCGACGAGCCGGACCGAGGAGGTGGTCGGCGCGCTGTTCGCGGAGATCCTCGGCCGGGACCGGGTCGGCGTGGACGACTCCTTCTTCGAGCTGGGCGGGTACTCGCTGCTCGCCACCCGGTTGGTCACCCGGATCCGGGCCGAGTTCGGCGTCGAACTCGCCCTCCGGACGGTGTTCGACGTGCCGACGGTCGCCGGGCTGGCCGACGTCATCGACACCGGTGACGTCGCCGCGCTGCCCGCCGGCTCGGGTGCGCTCGGGGCCTTCGCGCCGTTGCTGCCGATCCGGCGGACCGGCTCCGAGCCGACGCTGTTCTGTGTGCACCCCCGGCTCGGGCTGGCCTGGATGTACACCGGCCTGCTGCCGCACCTGGACCGCGACCGTCCGGTCTACGGCCTCCAGGCCACCACCATCCCTCCCGACCAGCGGGAGGCCCCGGACATCCGACAGCTGGCGCACCGCTACGCGGAGCGGATCGTGGCACACCAGCCGCAGGGCCCGTACCTGCTGCTGGGTTGGTCGTTGGGCGGGCGGATCGCGCAGCTCGTGGGCTGCCTCCTCGAGAGCTGGGGGCACCGGGTGCCGCTGCTGGTCCTGCTGGACGCGCACGCCGAGGTGGGCCGGCCCGCCGCCGGGCCGGACCCCGAACCGGACCGGTCGACGCTGTACCACCGCTGGCTGGAACGCGCCGGATACGACGTACGGGGCCTCGACCCGGCGACCGTGACGCCCGCCACGGTCCGCCGGCACGCGGCCGAGCACGGCGGGGTCTTCGGCGGTCTCGACGAGGCCGACATCCACGAGATCGTCGACAGCTTGCTGGCGGTCACCCGCCTCGACCGTCGCGCCGAACCGCAGGTCTTCGGCGGTGACGTGCTGTTCTTCTCGGCTGACGCCGGCACCGGCGGGGCGGTGGAGCAGTGGCGGCCGTACCTCACCGGACGCGTCCACGAGCACCCGGTCGACTTCGCGCACGACGATCTGATGGCGCCGCGCTCGCTGGCGCAGATCGGTCCGGTGGTCGCCGAGTACCTGGGGCGGCTGTGA